Proteins encoded together in one Halalkaliarchaeum sp. AArc-CO window:
- a CDS encoding winged helix-turn-helix domain-containing protein, with the protein MNEDCDVETIGSLLADTTARTIIRKTSHEPMSARTLSEHCDASQPTVYRRLNDLRECGLLVERTELDPDEGHHRTVYATNLHRIVVLLDDDTIALQIDRREDMADRFTRLIEGM; encoded by the coding sequence GTGAATGAGGATTGTGATGTGGAAACGATCGGGTCGTTGTTAGCGGACACAACTGCCCGAACAATCATTCGGAAAACCAGTCACGAACCTATGTCAGCACGCACGTTGAGCGAACACTGTGACGCGTCGCAACCAACCGTCTATCGTCGGTTGAACGATCTCCGCGAATGTGGGCTACTTGTCGAACGCACCGAACTCGATCCCGACGAGGGACACCATCGAACGGTGTACGCGACGAACCTTCACCGGATTGTCGTCCTTCTCGACGATGACACGATAGCCCTTCAGATCGACCGGCGGGAAGACATGGCGGATCGGTTCACTCGGCTCATCGAGGGGATGTAA
- a CDS encoding CPBP family intramembrane glutamic endopeptidase, with amino-acid sequence MSVRSIRATVTSFIWNYDRTRVRAPWRILVPLLPVIAIGFSIGPVFFDAVAVPVAMLLLQFSIAVATLVFVAASTRYLDHNRVIWDYGLRINHRWVSDLLAGFVIGLAGATVPFLLGIYAGWFEVVDVLDSGAVALWSGLLILVLANLCVGFSEELLFRGVLLSNSIEGLRDRFPTQWAIVGGLLVMSVVFGSLHIGPQPIEHPFYLLTWVGVGVLFGVLYLLSGDLALPIGIHASFNIVHSGVMVRTSLPGELSAIARVEPTIQSPIVEYGGGIEAGGVLIVGLLAILWLLYFRDVEILHSI; translated from the coding sequence ATGAGCGTTCGATCGATCCGCGCTACGGTGACTTCGTTTATCTGGAATTACGATCGGACGCGGGTCCGGGCACCCTGGCGAATTCTTGTCCCACTGCTCCCGGTGATTGCTATCGGATTCAGCATCGGTCCCGTGTTCTTCGACGCGGTTGCTGTACCGGTAGCTATGCTCCTGTTACAGTTTTCGATAGCGGTAGCGACTCTCGTATTTGTTGCGGCCAGCACCCGCTATCTCGACCACAATCGAGTTATCTGGGACTACGGATTGCGGATCAACCACCGCTGGGTTTCGGATCTCCTTGCGGGGTTCGTGATCGGTCTTGCCGGAGCGACAGTCCCGTTCCTGCTCGGGATTTATGCTGGGTGGTTCGAGGTCGTGGACGTGTTGGACAGCGGCGCAGTCGCGCTGTGGAGTGGACTACTGATACTCGTCCTCGCCAATCTCTGTGTCGGGTTCTCGGAAGAATTGCTCTTTCGAGGCGTCCTCCTTTCGAACAGTATTGAAGGCCTCCGCGATAGGTTCCCGACACAATGGGCTATCGTTGGTGGATTACTCGTTATGTCGGTCGTGTTCGGGAGCCTCCATATCGGCCCTCAACCGATCGAACATCCGTTTTATTTGTTGACGTGGGTCGGTGTCGGGGTACTGTTCGGGGTTCTCTACCTCCTGAGTGGTGATCTGGCGCTTCCGATCGGCATCCACGCGTCGTTCAATATCGTACACTCGGGAGTCATGGTGCGAACCTCCCTTCCCGGGGAGTTGTCGGCGATCGCCCGTGTAGAGCCGACCATCCAATCACCGATCGTAGAGTACGGTGGCGGGATTGAAGCCGGGGGAGTCCTGATAGTCGGACTGCTCGCTATCCTGTGGTTATTGTACTTCCGAGATGTCGAAATTTTACACAGTATATAA
- a CDS encoding TIGR00300 family protein, translating into MTHSRTVELEGHIIDSGTMQQCFGAIMELGGMFEVEQFDVGKHKDETSYCRMVVTAEEESTLQSIIHELHQNGATLANPRDATLEAAPADQVVPPGFYSTTNHPTAVRYDGEWLDVERMEMDCAIVVDPGSEKGTDEPRAYTKVLNAIEEDDLVVVGESGIRVRPPERPRDASGPFGFMQGGVSAERPSESTIREVAEEIEATHESDGNVLVVVGPAVIHAGAGGDLARLVRAGFVDALSAGNGFATHDIERNLYGTSLGVDVDTLEHPRKGHKHHIYTISEVIRHGGIAEAVEAGVITDGVMYECVENDVPFVLAGSIRDDGPLPDTITDAVEAQDAIRDQAHEADLVLMLSTLLHSVAVGNCLPSTTKTVCVDINPATVTQLLDRGSSQAIGMVTDIGTFVPTLAEYLIEE; encoded by the coding sequence ATGACTCACTCGCGGACAGTCGAACTGGAGGGGCACATCATTGACTCCGGGACAATGCAACAGTGTTTCGGCGCGATCATGGAACTCGGGGGGATGTTCGAGGTCGAGCAGTTCGACGTCGGAAAGCACAAAGACGAGACCTCCTATTGTCGGATGGTCGTCACCGCCGAAGAGGAGTCGACCCTGCAGTCGATCATCCACGAACTCCACCAGAACGGGGCGACGCTTGCGAACCCGCGGGACGCGACGCTCGAAGCGGCACCGGCCGATCAGGTCGTTCCGCCCGGCTTCTACTCTACGACAAACCATCCGACTGCAGTGCGGTACGACGGAGAGTGGCTCGACGTCGAGCGGATGGAGATGGACTGTGCGATCGTGGTCGATCCCGGTAGCGAAAAGGGGACCGACGAACCGCGAGCGTACACGAAGGTCCTGAACGCGATCGAGGAGGACGACCTGGTCGTCGTCGGGGAGTCGGGGATCCGCGTTCGACCGCCGGAACGTCCGCGCGACGCGTCGGGACCGTTCGGCTTCATGCAGGGGGGCGTCTCGGCGGAACGCCCCTCGGAATCGACGATCCGGGAGGTCGCAGAGGAGATCGAGGCCACCCACGAGTCGGATGGAAACGTACTCGTCGTCGTGGGGCCGGCCGTCATCCACGCGGGCGCGGGCGGAGACCTCGCGCGGCTCGTCCGTGCCGGTTTTGTCGACGCGTTGTCGGCCGGGAACGGCTTCGCGACCCACGACATCGAGCGCAACCTGTACGGGACGTCGCTGGGAGTCGACGTCGACACCCTCGAACATCCCCGGAAGGGACACAAACACCACATCTACACCATAAGCGAGGTGATCAGGCACGGCGGAATCGCCGAGGCAGTCGAGGCGGGCGTGATAACGGACGGCGTGATGTACGAGTGCGTCGAAAACGACGTGCCGTTCGTTCTCGCAGGGTCGATCCGGGACGACGGCCCCCTGCCCGACACGATCACCGACGCCGTCGAAGCACAGGACGCCATCCGGGACCAGGCTCACGAGGCGGACCTCGTGTTGATGCTGTCGACGCTTCTCCACTCGGTTGCCGTCGGGAACTGTCTCCCATCGACGACGAAAACCGTCTGTGTCGACATCAACCCCGCGACGGTGACGCAGCTGCTCGATCGGGGGTCCTCGCAGGCGATCGGGATGGTCACCGACATCGGGACGTTCGTGCCGACGCTCGCGGAGTACCTCATCGAGGAGTAA
- a CDS encoding class I SAM-dependent methyltransferase: MTDIERRPEDETEYNEYLQRSETVWNRWSEWYRLSEQDFEPIREALLDSLDIEVGDRVLEIGCGPGVNFGMIRDAIGSSGRLVAVDYSPEMIAKANARIATNGWENVDVVRADATTADLGGPYDAAIATLALGVMPDIERAVQNIHSSLEPGAPLGVLDIRPFQSGLRRVVNPLLRWVLSWYANWNPNEDVPTAVDGVFGGYDQFQTYMLGTVYTLEATRRNSRD; this comes from the coding sequence ATGACCGATATCGAGCGACGTCCGGAGGACGAAACGGAATATAATGAGTACCTCCAGCGGAGTGAAACAGTCTGGAACCGATGGAGCGAGTGGTACCGGCTGAGTGAGCAAGATTTCGAGCCGATACGCGAGGCGTTGCTCGACAGCCTCGACATCGAAGTGGGTGACCGTGTGCTGGAGATCGGCTGTGGCCCCGGTGTCAACTTCGGAATGATCCGAGATGCTATCGGCTCCTCCGGGCGCCTCGTTGCTGTGGATTACAGTCCAGAGATGATTGCCAAAGCCAACGCACGGATTGCCACCAACGGCTGGGAGAACGTCGACGTTGTCCGGGCGGATGCGACGACGGCCGACCTGGGTGGCCCCTACGACGCAGCTATCGCCACCCTCGCATTGGGTGTGATGCCGGACATCGAACGCGCCGTCCAGAATATTCACTCGTCGCTCGAGCCGGGGGCTCCGCTGGGCGTCCTCGACATCCGCCCCTTCCAGTCGGGTTTGCGTAGAGTGGTTAATCCGCTACTCCGGTGGGTCCTGAGCTGGTACGCCAACTGGAATCCGAATGAGGACGTTCCAACGGCTGTCGACGGTGTCTTCGGGGGATATGACCAGTTCCAGACGTATATGTTGGGGACGGTCTACACCCTCGAAGCGACCCGACGTAACAGCAGGGACTGA
- a CDS encoding zinc-dependent alcohol dehydrogenase family protein, with amino-acid sequence MRAAILREYGEPLEIATVPDPEPDSDGAVVAVEACGLCRSDWHAWKGHGEWADDNVPLGQVLGHEPAGAVIAVGEEVDRIEVGDRVVVPFSLGEGTCHNCRSGHGNVCRDGLALGFQPEAPGAFAEEVAVPAADYNLVRLPDALEPRDAAVLGCRYMTAYHALADRADLSGGDWLAVHGCGGVGLSAIQLADALGARIVAVDPDDRARDRAATVGADATIDPGASDPVEEIRSLTDGGADASVDALGIAETCRNSVRCLRERGTHAQVGLTTDAERGEVSLPTDWMTRWEITFVGSRGMPPTQYQQLFDLVAASGIDLADLVAREISLENVSDRLAAMTDHETVGVEVITEF; translated from the coding sequence ATGCGTGCAGCGATCCTTCGCGAGTACGGCGAACCGCTCGAGATCGCGACGGTTCCCGATCCCGAACCGGACTCCGACGGCGCGGTCGTCGCAGTCGAGGCCTGCGGTCTCTGCCGGAGCGACTGGCACGCCTGGAAGGGACACGGCGAGTGGGCGGACGACAACGTTCCCCTCGGACAGGTGCTGGGACACGAGCCGGCGGGAGCGGTGATCGCGGTCGGCGAGGAAGTCGACCGGATCGAGGTGGGCGATCGTGTCGTTGTCCCGTTCTCGCTGGGTGAGGGAACCTGTCACAACTGCCGGTCCGGTCACGGGAACGTCTGTCGGGACGGCCTCGCGCTGGGGTTCCAGCCGGAGGCGCCCGGGGCGTTCGCCGAGGAAGTGGCGGTTCCCGCGGCCGACTACAACCTCGTTCGGCTTCCGGACGCCCTCGAACCCAGGGACGCTGCCGTGCTCGGTTGCCGGTACATGACTGCCTACCACGCGCTGGCCGACCGTGCTGATCTTTCCGGTGGCGACTGGCTCGCGGTGCACGGCTGCGGCGGGGTCGGCCTGTCGGCGATCCAGCTCGCGGACGCACTCGGTGCCCGCATCGTCGCCGTCGATCCAGACGACCGGGCCAGGGACCGGGCGGCGACTGTCGGCGCCGACGCGACGATCGATCCTGGGGCGAGCGATCCCGTCGAGGAGATCCGTTCGCTTACGGACGGCGGCGCCGACGCCTCTGTCGACGCCCTCGGCATCGCCGAAACCTGCCGCAACTCCGTTCGGTGTCTCCGCGAGCGGGGCACCCACGCGCAGGTCGGGCTAACCACGGACGCCGAACGCGGCGAGGTCTCGCTACCGACCGACTGGATGACCCGGTGGGAGATCACGTTCGTCGGCTCCCGGGGGATGCCACCGACGCAGTACCAGCAACTGTTCGATCTCGTAGCGGCCTCCGGGATCGACCTTGCGGATCTCGTCGCCCGCGAGATCTCCCTCGAGAACGTCTCCGACAGGCTGGCGGCGATGACCGACCACGAAACCGTCGGCGTAGAAGTGATCACCGAATTTTGA
- a CDS encoding DUF5817 domain-containing protein gives MYAVVGCNECGNLWLLSDPDGQESATCSRCGKRHRVAKLKRFYTDEDRAAARQARAALLANKRDESESFAEVAHVADLERQLEDAGVDDREYLEESGLDVAEIESAGENASVGAGQSSARSREEIVRDAVDCVEEPTESEIVAYATDRGVPEDAARTMLERLVRSGDASESGGRYRLL, from the coding sequence ATGTACGCGGTCGTCGGCTGCAACGAGTGTGGAAACCTCTGGCTGCTCTCCGATCCCGACGGTCAGGAGTCGGCCACCTGCTCGCGGTGTGGCAAGCGCCACCGAGTGGCGAAGCTCAAGCGCTTTTATACCGACGAGGACCGCGCGGCCGCACGGCAGGCTCGGGCGGCGCTTCTGGCGAACAAGCGGGACGAAAGCGAGTCGTTCGCCGAGGTGGCCCACGTCGCCGACCTCGAACGGCAACTCGAGGACGCGGGCGTCGACGACCGGGAGTACCTCGAGGAGTCGGGGCTGGACGTGGCCGAGATCGAATCCGCCGGCGAGAACGCGAGCGTCGGGGCAGGCCAGTCCTCCGCCCGATCACGCGAGGAGATCGTTCGCGACGCCGTCGACTGCGTCGAGGAACCCACTGAATCCGAAATCGTCGCGTACGCGACCGATCGCGGCGTCCCGGAAGACGCCGCCCGAACGATGCTGGAGCGGCTCGTCCGGAGCGGGGACGCATCCGAATCCGGCGGTCGATACCGGCTCTTGTGA
- a CDS encoding universal stress protein codes for MTTFVLATNGVHVSSTLCDYLDERIEAEDTVHAVNSQRGGDATSAEAVRDGEEALNVVSARLGTVATVDTHQFIRGNTPAADVLQFAEEVDADELVIGVRERSPAGKALFGSVAQKLLLNTDRPVVVVPRE; via the coding sequence ATGACGACGTTCGTTCTGGCAACGAATGGGGTTCACGTGAGCTCGACGCTGTGTGATTATCTCGACGAGCGGATCGAGGCCGAAGACACCGTCCACGCGGTGAACTCACAGCGCGGCGGCGACGCCACAAGCGCCGAGGCCGTCCGAGACGGCGAGGAGGCGCTGAACGTCGTCTCCGCCCGACTGGGAACAGTCGCGACCGTCGATACCCACCAGTTCATCCGCGGCAATACCCCGGCGGCCGACGTCCTGCAGTTCGCCGAGGAGGTGGACGCCGACGAACTTGTCATCGGCGTTCGTGAACGGTCTCCGGCCGGAAAGGCGCTGTTCGGCAGCGTCGCACAGAAGCTCCTTTTGAATACGGACCGACCAGTCGTCGTCGTCCCGCGGGAGTGA
- a CDS encoding pyridoxal phosphate-dependent aminotransferase yields the protein MIDFSNRVNAVEPAAPFVITNLVSELQEQGEDIVDLSVGQPDFETPEEILEATHEALDAGHTTYTPSDGIPKLRRAAAGYLNERHGLDYAPENIIATPGGKQALFETVMAIVDPGDEVIVFDPVWSSYEPMVKLAGGEAVHVDLAPYDFRLEPALDDLAEAITDDTALIMLNSPVNPSGMVFSRAAFEGVRDLAVDHDIPVISDEIYKELIFEKEQPSLAALDGMFDRTITINGVSKTYSMTGYRLGFMAAPTDHTTQAGKVHSHSVSCASNFVQHAAAEALGNADTDAIAGEMKETFRRRSETLVDLFAERGVDIPEPESAFYAMIPIESDDDMQWCKDAVREAGVGLVPGQAFGTPGYVRASVVDTEERIREAVDRLDAEGFI from the coding sequence ATGATCGATTTTTCCAACCGAGTCAACGCAGTCGAACCGGCCGCACCGTTCGTGATAACCAATCTCGTTTCCGAACTTCAAGAGCAGGGAGAAGACATCGTCGATCTCAGCGTCGGCCAGCCCGACTTCGAAACCCCAGAGGAGATCCTCGAGGCGACCCACGAGGCGCTGGATGCGGGACACACGACGTACACGCCCTCGGACGGGATCCCCAAGCTCCGGCGCGCTGCCGCAGGGTATCTCAACGAGCGCCACGGACTCGATTACGCCCCGGAGAACATCATCGCGACGCCTGGTGGCAAGCAGGCGCTGTTCGAGACGGTCATGGCGATCGTCGATCCCGGCGACGAAGTGATCGTGTTCGATCCGGTCTGGTCTTCCTACGAGCCGATGGTGAAACTCGCCGGCGGCGAGGCAGTTCACGTGGATCTCGCGCCGTACGACTTCCGGCTCGAGCCGGCCCTGGACGACCTCGCCGAGGCGATCACCGACGACACTGCCCTGATCATGCTCAACTCGCCGGTCAACCCCAGCGGGATGGTGTTCTCCCGCGCCGCCTTCGAGGGAGTTCGCGACCTCGCGGTGGATCACGATATTCCGGTCATCTCCGACGAGATCTACAAGGAACTGATCTTCGAGAAAGAACAACCGAGCCTGGCGGCGCTGGACGGGATGTTCGACCGGACGATCACCATCAACGGCGTCTCGAAGACCTACTCGATGACCGGCTACCGCCTGGGCTTTATGGCCGCACCCACCGACCACACGACCCAGGCCGGGAAGGTCCACAGCCACTCGGTGTCGTGTGCTTCGAACTTCGTCCAGCACGCCGCCGCCGAGGCGCTCGGCAACGCCGACACCGACGCGATCGCCGGGGAGATGAAAGAGACGTTCAGGCGCCGCAGCGAGACGCTCGTCGATCTGTTCGCCGAGCGCGGGGTCGATATCCCCGAGCCCGAGAGCGCTTTCTACGCGATGATCCCGATCGAGTCCGACGACGACATGCAGTGGTGCAAGGACGCGGTGCGGGAGGCCGGTGTCGGCCTGGTTCCCGGACAGGCGTTCGGGACGCCCGGCTACGTGCGTGCCTCCGTCGTCGACACGGAAGAGCGGATCCGTGAAGCCGTCGATCGGCTGGACGCCGAGGGATTCATATGA
- a CDS encoding FxLYD domain-containing protein gives MNREALLAATAVGLLAVVAIAALAGPGVLADPDPEEPVRPGHVGIAEVAVSPAEVTGETVQLQLTTALAHRGNAADNVTVRHRAYDADSGLLTAEETVDVGEVDVDGEQSVEASLTVPRDGGYRLETTVFRGSERLDTTSTTVRGVEALEPPYERTTVSFADRPVLPSLSVGVEDASDGTATLRISALVANGGDDPVNDVELRIVLRQADSNVVADEGVEPVGELRPGRTHSVDATVEVPDGYNYYVDAALVRNDVILDETREAANLNPQETLDVNETREEIAFEIEEFTEETAEPRPEATPAPEELEEETPGFGPLVGGVAVIALALLLARSRRTPGN, from the coding sequence ATGAACCGCGAAGCCCTCCTTGCGGCGACCGCAGTCGGACTGCTCGCGGTCGTCGCGATCGCCGCCCTCGCCGGTCCGGGCGTGCTCGCGGATCCGGATCCCGAAGAGCCGGTCCGTCCCGGGCACGTCGGCATCGCCGAGGTGGCCGTCTCCCCGGCCGAGGTGACCGGCGAAACCGTCCAGCTCCAGCTCACCACTGCGCTCGCCCACCGCGGTAACGCTGCGGACAACGTGACCGTCCGTCACCGCGCCTACGACGCCGACTCCGGGCTCCTCACCGCCGAGGAGACTGTCGACGTAGGCGAGGTCGACGTCGACGGCGAACAGTCGGTCGAGGCGTCGCTTACGGTCCCCAGGGACGGTGGCTACCGCCTCGAGACGACCGTCTTCCGTGGGTCCGAACGGCTCGACACCACGTCGACGACGGTCCGCGGGGTCGAAGCGCTGGAACCGCCCTACGAACGAACCACCGTCTCCTTTGCAGACAGGCCGGTCTTGCCGTCGCTGTCGGTCGGCGTCGAGGACGCGAGCGACGGGACGGCGACCCTGCGGATCTCGGCGCTGGTCGCCAACGGCGGGGACGACCCCGTCAACGACGTCGAGCTCCGGATCGTGCTGCGGCAGGCCGACTCGAACGTCGTCGCCGACGAGGGGGTCGAACCGGTCGGCGAACTGCGTCCTGGCCGAACCCACTCCGTCGACGCGACCGTCGAGGTTCCCGACGGCTACAACTACTACGTCGATGCCGCGCTGGTTCGCAACGACGTCATCCTCGACGAGACGCGCGAGGCGGCCAACCTGAATCCCCAGGAGACACTCGACGTGAACGAGACGCGCGAGGAGATCGCGTTCGAGATCGAGGAGTTCACAGAGGAGACGGCCGAACCGCGGCCGGAGGCGACGCCGGCGCCGGAGGAACTCGAGGAAGAGACGCCCGGATTCGGCCCCCTCGTCGGGGGCGTCGCCGTGATCGCGCTTGCGCTGTTGTTGGCTCGCTCGCGTCGGACACCAGGTAACTGA
- a CDS encoding D-glycerate dehydrogenase, giving the protein MRDGSAGDPNGNPTVYVTRQIPDAGLELLEESCDLHVWDGKLPPSKDHIIERLAELEADGLLCLLSDDVDGEVMDASPNLQVVSTFSVGYDHVDLDDAADRGIAVGHTPGVLSETTADFAWSLLMTTARRTVEGQEYVLDGEWETWGPKLLTGPDVHHATLGVIGLGNIGEAVARRAAGFEMEVLYSDVGPNEEAEADLEAAGVDVTYVDQNELLDRSDFVTLHVPLFESTHHLIGEAELRRMKEGAILINTSRGPIVDTEALDTALEEGWIERAGLDVTDPEPLPADHEILRHCPEKLVVTPHIASASIGTRNQMATMAAENLLAGMAGESLPNSALEDRS; this is encoded by the coding sequence ATGAGGGACGGAAGCGCAGGGGATCCGAACGGCAACCCGACGGTGTACGTCACCCGGCAGATCCCCGACGCCGGCCTGGAACTGCTCGAAGAGTCGTGTGACCTCCACGTCTGGGACGGCAAGCTCCCGCCGTCGAAGGATCACATCATCGAGCGACTCGCGGAGCTGGAGGCCGACGGCCTGTTGTGTCTCCTCTCCGACGACGTCGACGGCGAGGTCATGGACGCCTCGCCGAACCTGCAGGTCGTGAGCACCTTCTCCGTGGGGTACGACCACGTCGACCTCGACGACGCAGCAGACCGCGGGATCGCAGTCGGCCACACGCCGGGCGTCCTGTCGGAGACGACCGCCGACTTCGCGTGGTCGCTTTTGATGACTACCGCGAGACGGACCGTCGAGGGCCAGGAGTACGTCCTTGACGGCGAGTGGGAGACGTGGGGACCGAAACTCCTGACCGGCCCGGACGTCCACCACGCAACGCTGGGCGTCATCGGCCTCGGAAACATCGGCGAGGCGGTCGCCCGTCGCGCGGCTGGCTTCGAGATGGAGGTGCTCTACTCCGACGTCGGACCGAACGAGGAGGCGGAAGCCGACCTGGAGGCCGCCGGCGTCGACGTCACCTACGTGGATCAGAACGAACTCCTCGATCGCAGCGACTTCGTCACCCTCCACGTCCCGCTGTTCGAGTCGACCCACCACCTGATCGGCGAGGCGGAACTCCGCCGGATGAAGGAGGGTGCAATTCTCATAAACACGAGCCGGGGTCCGATCGTCGACACCGAGGCGCTCGATACGGCCCTCGAGGAAGGGTGGATCGAGCGTGCGGGGCTGGACGTGACCGATCCCGAGCCGCTCCCGGCGGACCACGAGATCCTCCGGCACTGTCCCGAAAAGCTGGTCGTCACCCCGCACATCGCGAGTGCGAGCATCGGAACCCGCAACCAGATGGCGACGATGGCCGCCGAGAACCTGCTTGCCGGCATGGCAGGCGAATCGCTCCCGAACTCGGCGCTCGAGGATCGTTCGTAA
- a CDS encoding type II CAAX endopeptidase family protein, whose amino-acid sequence MGIAHSIFSTILWNDSQDRARAPWRIVLPLVPVLLIAALVATVIVDTVSIPALIFITQLTLALSAFVAFAVSTRYLDRGRSIWDYGVRTDRRWGLNLTAGFVIGILAVVFPSVVGIATGWYGVSTLFATHSMALWAGLGLIFLAYLCTGFWEELVFRGVLMSNAADGLRGWFGRKNVIVVVLVLQAIIFGLVHVDQWMVQAPHPAFVATWILGGLMFGLLYLWSNDLALPIGVHAAINTAEAGLVSQTAPADGGIPVLVLVEPISQSILAGHGGILMISRTLIALLLGVLWLRYVRKGDLVLWTHPAMVVVEQPHEET is encoded by the coding sequence ATGGGAATCGCCCATTCGATATTCTCGACTATCCTGTGGAACGACTCGCAGGATAGAGCCCGGGCACCATGGCGAATTGTTCTGCCCCTGGTTCCTGTTCTCCTCATAGCGGCCCTTGTTGCAACCGTAATCGTCGATACGGTTTCGATACCCGCACTCATTTTCATCACCCAATTGACCCTCGCCCTCTCGGCGTTCGTTGCATTCGCAGTGAGTACGCGGTACCTCGATCGAGGCCGATCGATCTGGGACTACGGGGTACGTACTGATCGTCGCTGGGGACTGAATCTCACCGCGGGGTTCGTGATCGGCATTCTGGCTGTGGTGTTCCCATCTGTTGTGGGAATCGCGACGGGATGGTACGGGGTCTCAACCTTGTTTGCCACCCACTCGATGGCGCTTTGGGCCGGACTCGGGTTGATCTTCCTGGCGTACCTCTGTACGGGCTTCTGGGAGGAACTCGTCTTCCGGGGGGTCCTCATGTCGAACGCGGCAGACGGACTTCGGGGTTGGTTCGGGAGGAAGAACGTGATCGTCGTCGTGCTGGTACTGCAGGCAATCATTTTCGGTCTCGTCCACGTCGATCAATGGATGGTTCAGGCACCGCATCCCGCGTTCGTTGCAACCTGGATTCTCGGCGGGCTCATGTTTGGACTGCTCTATCTGTGGAGCAACGATCTGGCCCTTCCGATCGGCGTCCATGCGGCGATCAATACTGCAGAGGCCGGTCTGGTTTCCCAGACGGCGCCGGCTGACGGCGGTATCCCGGTACTCGTATTGGTCGAACCGATCAGTCAATCGATACTCGCGGGCCACGGTGGCATCTTGATGATCAGTCGAACACTGATCGCCTTGCTCCTCGGCGTATTGTGGCTCCGTTACGTTCGAAAGGGTGATCTGGTGTTATGGACGCATCCCGCTATGGTCGTGGTTGAACAGCCCCACGAGGAAACGTGA
- a CDS encoding TIGR04206 family protein — protein sequence MDDAVSRPPGSTARAAIAVLLLGLLPWSVLWQGDDVAFVMVWGLFHPSGLHVHSLYVLLTESWPSYWLLPHSLRVWPVGTLLYGAALASAGGGAVFRREDPRVTGGLLVLAGIAALWVSLGLATRTVGDVIAIPVGTVGLWLVAWWWYGPALRNLV from the coding sequence ATGGACGACGCCGTCTCTCGGCCGCCGGGTTCAACTGCTCGGGCGGCGATCGCCGTCCTTCTACTGGGGTTGCTCCCCTGGAGCGTGCTCTGGCAGGGAGACGACGTCGCGTTCGTCATGGTCTGGGGGCTGTTCCATCCGAGCGGTCTCCACGTTCACTCGCTTTACGTGTTGCTCACGGAGTCGTGGCCGTCCTACTGGCTGCTCCCGCACTCGCTGCGCGTGTGGCCGGTCGGGACGCTCCTGTACGGGGCGGCGCTTGCGAGCGCAGGTGGAGGTGCCGTCTTTCGACGGGAGGATCCGCGAGTTACGGGCGGCTTACTCGTCCTCGCGGGGATCGCGGCGCTTTGGGTCTCGCTTGGACTTGCAACCCGAACCGTGGGGGACGTGATCGCGATTCCGGTCGGCACCGTCGGGCTCTGGCTAGTCGCGTGGTGGTGGTACGGTCCGGCGCTGCGAAACCTGGTGTAG
- a CDS encoding cupin domain-containing protein: MERITADEADPSEAVEGVHLSALAAGERMSLQKFRIEPGKEVPTHSHPHEQAGYLLRGELTFVVGEDSGQREELVLQEGDSYVLPGGQPHEVSNHGDEPAVGIDVFSPPRTDPDWKD; the protein is encoded by the coding sequence ATGGAACGGATCACGGCCGACGAGGCCGACCCGAGCGAAGCTGTCGAGGGCGTTCACCTCTCGGCGCTGGCGGCTGGCGAGCGGATGAGCCTCCAGAAGTTCCGGATCGAACCGGGCAAGGAAGTCCCGACGCACAGTCACCCCCACGAGCAGGCGGGCTATCTCCTTCGAGGGGAACTCACGTTCGTCGTCGGCGAGGACAGCGGCCAGAGAGAAGAGCTCGTCCTCCAAGAGGGCGACAGCTACGTGCTCCCGGGCGGCCAGCCCCACGAGGTGTCCAACCACGGCGACGAACCGGCGGTGGGCATCGACGTCTTCTCCCCGCCACGGACTGATCCAGACTGGAAGGACTGA